A portion of the Leptospira dzoumogneensis genome contains these proteins:
- a CDS encoding AtpZ/AtpI family protein, giving the protein MDEPDQKPPEKKDASPWQLASVGTEFAFIIIASVFIGRYLDGRFGWSPFGILFGAIFGFGYGIYYLLTRVSQFDKKD; this is encoded by the coding sequence ATGGACGAACCTGACCAAAAACCTCCTGAAAAAAAGGACGCTTCTCCCTGGCAGCTCGCTAGCGTCGGGACAGAGTTTGCATTTATCATCATTGCTTCCGTTTTTATAGGAAGGTATCTGGATGGACGTTTCGGTTGGTCTCCTTTCGGGATCCTGTTCGGGGCGATTTTCGGATTCGGTTACGGGATTTATTATCTTCTCACTAGAGTTTCCCAATTCGACAAAAAGGACTAG